The DNA region GAACTTGCCGGTGATGAGCACCAGCGACTCGGCGAGGACCACCATCGCCAGGGCCGCCGAGGCACCCAGGATGGAGATGATGTTCTGCTCGGTGAGGAAGGCGTCGTTGACGAACGCGCCGAGGACGAGCAGCAGCAACAGGGCCGGAACCAGGGCGAGTTCGCGTGCCCTGCGCAGGAGTACGGCCTTGGCGTCGGCCTTGCTCTTCAATGGCCGCAGGGGGGTGGAGGCCGAGGCCGACGGGGCCTTCGTGTCAGCCATGGTGGTCCACTCCTTCGATGGAGGCGATCAGCTCGTGGTCGCGCCAGCCCGCCGGGTGCTCGGCGACGACACGGCCGTGGAAGAGGACGAGGACGCGGTCGCAGCGGCGCAGGTCGTCGAGTTCGTCGGAGACGACGAGGACGGCGGTGCCGTCGTCGCGGGCCGAGTCCATGCGGGAGAGCAGGGACTCCTTGGACTTCACGTCGACGCCCGCGGTGGGGTTGATCAGGACCAGCAGCCGGGGGTCGGAGGCGAGGGCCCGGGCCATGACGACCTTCTGCGCGTTGCCGCCGGAGAGGTCGGACACGGGCTGGTCGGGCCCCTCGGTGTGGATGTCGAGGCGGTCGATCAGCTCGTCGGCGAAGCCCCGCTTGCGGTCGGTGCCGACGAAGCCGTACCGGCCGAGGCGGTCCAGGACGGTCATGGTGGCGTTGTCGCCGACGGTCATGCCGAAGACGAGACCCTGCCCGTGCCGGTCGCGCGGCACGCAGCCGACACCGGCGCGCAGAGCGGCCGTCACATCGCCGAACGGCAGCTGCCTGCCCTCCAGTTGAGCGGTCCCGCCGGTCGGCGTGTGCAGTCCCGCGAAGGACTCGGCAAGCTCGATCTTGCCGCTGCCGCTGGATCCGGCGAGGCCGACGACCTCACCACCGCGCACGGTGAGGTCGATGCCCTCGTACGACTCCGACGTGAGCCCGTGTGCTTCGAGGACGACGGGCGCGCCGGCGTCCACGTCGCCACGGGAGGCCTTCTCCTCCACGGCGGCGATCGACTCCCCCGCCATGGCCTCGACGAGGGCCGCCCGCGGCAGCTCGGCCACCGGGGCCGTGGTGATCCAGCGGGCGTCGCGCAGGACCGTCACGGTCTGGCAGACCTCGTACACCTCCTGGAGGTGGTGCGAGATGAACAGGAACGTGACGCCGGACTCCTGGAGCGCGCGCATGCGGGTGAAGAGGCGCTCGATCTCCCGGTTGTCGAGCTGGGCGGTCGGTTCGTCGAGGACGATGAACCGGGCGCCGAAGCTCAACGCCCGGGCGATCTCCACCATTTGGCGGTCCTCGACCTTGAGGTCGGCGGTCCGTGCCTCCGGGTCGACGTGGACGTCCCAGGTGTCGAGGACCTCGGCGGCCTCCGTCTTCAGCCGTCGCCAGCTGATGAAGCCGCCGCGGCCCTGCGGCTGCCGGTTGATGAAGAGGTTCTCGGCGACCGTCAGCTCGGGGACCACGGTGGGCTTCTGGTAGACGCAGGCCACCTTACGCCGCCAGGCGTCCCGGTCGGTGAGCGCGGGCGCGGGCTCGCCGTCGAAGCTGACCGTGCCCTCGTCGGGGGCCTGGAGGCCGGTGAGTACGGTGACGAGGGTGGACTTGCCCGCGCCGTTGCGGCCGACGAGGGCATGGGACTCGCCCGCGTGCACGGTCAGCTGTCCGTCGGCGAGGGCGACCGTGGGGCCGTACCGCTTGGCTATGCCCCGCGCCTCAACGAGTGGTGTGCTCATTTGACCGTGTTGCCCCACAGCTCGGGGTCGTCGACGTTCTCCTTGGTCACCAGCGGCGCGGGCAGCTGGTCCTCAAGGATGCCGCTGGGCAGCTTGACGATCTCGGAGTCGTGGTCGGTCGGACCCGGCTTGAAGGTCTTCCCCTCCATCGCCGCCTTGATGTAGTACATGCCGTACTTGGCGTAGAGGTCGGCCGGCTGCGAGACGGTGGCGTCGATCTGGCCCTTGCGGATGGCGTCGAACTCCTGCGGGATGCCGTCGTTCGAGACGATCGTGATGTGGCCCTTCTCGCCGGTCTTCTTCAGCAGCCCCTTGGACTTCAGGGTCTGCAGCGTGGGCGCGAGGTAGACGCCGCCCGCCTGCATGTAGATGCCCTTGATGTCCGGGTTGGCGTTGAGGAGCGTGTCCAGCTTGGAGGCCGCCGTGTCCGACTCCCACTTGGCGGGGATCTCCAGGACCTTCAGCTTCGGGAACTTCTCCTTGACGCAGGCCCGGAAGGCCTCGGAGCGGTCCCGGCCGTTGACCGAGGCCAGGTCGCCCATGATCTGCACGACCTTGCCGGAGGGGATCTGCTCGCCGAGGTACTCGCAGGCCTTCTCCCCGTACGCGACGTTGTTGGCGCGTACGACCATCGCGACCTTGCCCTTCTCGGGCGCCACGTCCACGGCGACCACGGGCACGCCCTTGCGCTCGGCCTGGTCGAGCCCGGCGGAGATCGCGGCGCTGTCCAGGGGGGCCACGACGAGGCCCTTCACGCCCTGGTTGAGCTGGTTGTTGATGTCCGTGATCTGCTGCGACGGGTCGCTGTTGGAGTTCACGGTCTTGAGGGCGTCGACGTCCTCGGTCTTCGCCATCTTGGGTACGTAGTCGTTGTACGACTGCCAGAACGGCGAGGTCAGCAGGGGCAGGATGACGCCGACCTTGCCGCTGCCGTCGCCTCCGCCGTCGCCCTTGGAGGCGACGTTGTCCTTGGTGCTGCCGCATGCCGCGAGTACGAGCGTGGCGCAGGCGGCCACGGCCGCCGCACGTATCGCCCGTGAGGTGTTTCGACCGTTCCGGTACCGCACTGTTCTGCCGGCCATCTATCGGCTCCTCGTTGAGCGTGATCGAGCAGGTGCCACGCATATTTATCAGACCACTTCCCCCTGACAACACCCCTGGACCGCAATTTTCCCTGGTTTTCATACGTAGTGGTCCGACCACCTGAGTGGTTAGACTGCGGCGCACCCGGCAACAGGAGGACATGGCGTGGACGAGAGCCTGCCCCAGGGGACGACGGCGGCCCCGCAGAAGGGGACCGTGACGCAGCGCGCGATAGACCAGATCAAGGCGATGATCGGCGAGGGCCGTCTGGAGCCGGGCGCGCGGCTGCCGACCGAGCGGGATCTGGCGTCACAGCTGGGCATCTCGCGCAGCTCGATGCGCGAGGCGATCCGGGCGCTCACGGTCCTGGGCGTCCTGGAGGCCCGGCACGGGTCCGGGATCTACGTCACCCAGCTGGAGGCCGGGGACCTGCTGGAGACCTTCGGTGTGGTCGCGGACCTCTCCCGGGGACCGGGGCTGGTCGAGCTCCTCGAAGTGCGGCGCATCCTGGAGTCGACGGCGACCGCGCTCGCCGCCGCACGGATCACCTCCGACCAACTGGCCGAGGTCGAGAAGCACTTGACGGCGATGAACGCGACGGACGACCCGGAGGAGATCCTCTCCCACGACCTGGCGTTCCACCGCGCCATCGGGGTCGCCGCGGGCAACGACACGATGGCGGCCATCCTGGAGGGGCTCTCCTCGCGCACGTTCCGCGCCCGGGTCTGGCGCGGCTACCAGGAGGAGGGGGCGTTCGAGCGCACCCGGCGGGAGCATGCGGCTATCCATCGTGCGCTGGTAGCTCGCGACCCTGAGACCGCACGGGCGGCTGCGGCTGCGCATGTGGGTGAGGTGGAGCAGTGGCTGCGGACCCAGCTCCAGCCTTGAGGGCTGGAACCGGGTCCGAAGTCGGGTCGAGGGGCGTCTGCGGGCCGGTGGGGGCTTGTCGCGCCCACGCGGCGGAGCCGCATATGTCACAGCCCCGCGCCCCTGAAAGACGGGGCTGCGCCCCGGTCTTTCGCCTTTAGGGGCGCGGGGAACCGCGCGAGCAACCACAGCGCACCCGCAGCCTAAAAGAAGCCTCAGGCCCTCTTCAGCCTCAGCGTCACCAGCTCGAACGGGCGGAGTTTCAGGGTGAGCCTGCTGCCGTCCTGCTCCGGGGCGACCGCGTCGGGGAGCGGGCGTTCCAGGAGGTCCGTCACCGTGGCGGACTCGACCTCGAAGCCTGCCGTGAGCGTGGCGCGGCTGCGGCCGCCGCGTGACTCGTGGAAGCGGACGATCACGTCACCGCTGCCGTCGTCGGCGAGCTTCACCGCGGTGACCACGACCGCGTCCTGGGCGACGGCCACCAGAGGCGCGACCTCCGAGGCCCCGCCGACGACCTTCCGCTCGGGCAGGTTGATCCGCCAGCCTTCGCGCACCGCGTCGCCGATCGCGGCACCGGGCACCAGCGCGTGCCGGAAGCGGTGGACGCCCTGGTCGGTCTCGGGGTCGGGGAACCGCGGGGCGCGCAGCAGCGAGACACGGACCGTGGTGGTCGTACCACCGTCGTCGCGCACCGCCCGCGTCACGTCGTGGCCGTACGTCGAGTCGTTGACGACCGCGACGCCCCAGCCGGGCTCCTCCATGTGGACGAACCGGTGGTTGCAGGCCTCGAACTTGGCCGCCTCCCATGACGTGTTGGTGTGCGTCGGCCGGAAGAAGTGCCCGAACTGCGTCTCGGACGCGTACCGCTCGGCGTGCACATCGAGCGGGAACGCCATCTTCAGGAACTTCTCCGTCTCGTGCCAGTCGACCTCGGTGTCGATGTCGAGCCGCCACTCCCCCGGCGCGAGCGACAGCACCTGCGTGACCTTCGACGCCCCGAAGGTCCGTACGATCCGGACCGAGACGCCGTCGTCACCGGGGGCGACCTCGTCGGCTTCGACCAGGTCGGTGACCGTGTTCCGGTAGAACTCGTCGACGTCCCAGGCGTCCCACATGTTCGGGAAGTCGGGGTGGATCTGGAGCAGGTTGGCCGCCTCGCCGGGCGCGAGGGTCTCACGGTCCGCCGCGAGGTCGAACGCGGAGACCACGAGTCCGCGCTCGTCGATCTCGATCCGCAGCCGTCCGTTCTCGATCACATAACCGCCGTCCGTGCGCGGCACCAGCGTGCACTCGCCGCCGACGGCCGGGGTCCGCGCTCCGCCGGCGGGCACCCCGTCGCGGGTGTGCGGCGCCGAG from Streptomyces sp. NBC_00258 includes:
- a CDS encoding sugar ABC transporter ATP-binding protein, translated to MSTPLVEARGIAKRYGPTVALADGQLTVHAGESHALVGRNGAGKSTLVTVLTGLQAPDEGTVSFDGEPAPALTDRDAWRRKVACVYQKPTVVPELTVAENLFINRQPQGRGGFISWRRLKTEAAEVLDTWDVHVDPEARTADLKVEDRQMVEIARALSFGARFIVLDEPTAQLDNREIERLFTRMRALQESGVTFLFISHHLQEVYEVCQTVTVLRDARWITTAPVAELPRAALVEAMAGESIAAVEEKASRGDVDAGAPVVLEAHGLTSESYEGIDLTVRGGEVVGLAGSSGSGKIELAESFAGLHTPTGGTAQLEGRQLPFGDVTAALRAGVGCVPRDRHGQGLVFGMTVGDNATMTVLDRLGRYGFVGTDRKRGFADELIDRLDIHTEGPDQPVSDLSGGNAQKVVMARALASDPRLLVLINPTAGVDVKSKESLLSRMDSARDDGTAVLVVSDELDDLRRCDRVLVLFHGRVVAEHPAGWRDHELIASIEGVDHHG
- a CDS encoding sugar ABC transporter substrate-binding protein; this translates as MAGRTVRYRNGRNTSRAIRAAAVAACATLVLAACGSTKDNVASKGDGGGDGSGKVGVILPLLTSPFWQSYNDYVPKMAKTEDVDALKTVNSNSDPSQQITDINNQLNQGVKGLVVAPLDSAAISAGLDQAERKGVPVVAVDVAPEKGKVAMVVRANNVAYGEKACEYLGEQIPSGKVVQIMGDLASVNGRDRSEAFRACVKEKFPKLKVLEIPAKWESDTAASKLDTLLNANPDIKGIYMQAGGVYLAPTLQTLKSKGLLKKTGEKGHITIVSNDGIPQEFDAIRKGQIDATVSQPADLYAKYGMYYIKAAMEGKTFKPGPTDHDSEIVKLPSGILEDQLPAPLVTKENVDDPELWGNTVK
- a CDS encoding FadR/GntR family transcriptional regulator; translation: MDESLPQGTTAAPQKGTVTQRAIDQIKAMIGEGRLEPGARLPTERDLASQLGISRSSMREAIRALTVLGVLEARHGSGIYVTQLEAGDLLETFGVVADLSRGPGLVELLEVRRILESTATALAAARITSDQLAEVEKHLTAMNATDDPEEILSHDLAFHRAIGVAAGNDTMAAILEGLSSRTFRARVWRGYQEEGAFERTRREHAAIHRALVARDPETARAAAAAHVGEVEQWLRTQLQP